Proteins from a single region of Maridesulfovibrio ferrireducens:
- a CDS encoding Fur family transcriptional regulator, translated as MKIGQRRSKQRELILEELKGVTCHPTADELYELVRKRIANISLGTVYRNLELMASNGVILKIESGGKNRFDGNAMPHPHMRCTECGKVDDITFDVNVPIPDQLEAKGYKITGCTIEYYGLCPECKNSC; from the coding sequence ATGAAAATAGGACAAAGAAGATCAAAACAACGAGAACTGATTCTTGAAGAATTAAAGGGTGTCACATGCCATCCGACAGCCGATGAACTATATGAGCTGGTTAGAAAAAGGATTGCCAACATCAGTCTGGGTACTGTTTACAGAAATCTGGAGTTGATGGCTTCAAACGGAGTAATCCTAAAAATCGAATCCGGCGGAAAAAACAGGTTCGACGGGAATGCTATGCCGCATCCTCACATGAGATGTACTGAGTGCGGCAAAGTCGACGACATCACTTTTGATGTGAATGTCCCGATCCCGGACCAACTTGAAGCTAAAGGGTATAAAATTACCGGATGTACAATTGAATACTATGGATTATGCCCGGAATGCAAAAACAGTTGTTAG